A stretch of the Sebaldella sp. S0638 genome encodes the following:
- a CDS encoding PRD domain-containing protein: MFLDKNDILILREFLHKDNMQLKELIGLLNLKERSIKYKIDNINHVLKESGYDIKLKFEHFNLTLIDKEKKLSQFLKTFKIENYSFSKSERVDVLEFAYLITLKAYKAEELEGTLNIGRTALKSDLFELKKCFGNENLNFSSTPKLGLSVKGDENTIRRLLIEHILKYFYIKDFKELVLKDDMCMKSRAIEFFAEDILSYNLQKLFEMLKSIEKKMDKVMSEEAHRILLVYLLVSIFHTKKFPLTAADVSNDAFLRNAKEYQIVSEVIEKENEINFNEYEVLKFTEYLLGAYSYNFDYSFYENWVKIETLVKEMIKNIEEETGVLTADNEKFEKELVKYLRPAIYRIKNDIKNTTVDYKKVMEKYKFLYKTTEKSLKSLEEFLGKKIDNNEIAYLTVYLRMAAENYRRNEKREIDKNIIVVCKYGYGTSQLIKGRLEYIYRVNNVKILPYEEFLSYDLKDIQLIISSLDLKRGNNKIPIIKVNPLLDDNDLKKLDFYLERKVPRKIEVEKIMKIINKYTPVDRNPEMMKELAEYCNDIRYENDTALLDLLPEDEFEAE, from the coding sequence ATGTTTTTAGATAAAAATGATATATTAATACTCAGGGAATTTTTGCATAAGGATAATATGCAGTTAAAAGAATTAATAGGATTATTGAATCTAAAAGAACGTTCTATAAAGTATAAAATAGATAATATTAATCATGTCCTCAAGGAATCCGGATATGATATAAAGCTAAAATTTGAACATTTTAATCTCACGCTTATAGATAAAGAAAAAAAATTATCACAATTTTTGAAAACTTTCAAGATAGAAAACTACAGCTTTAGCAAAAGCGAAAGAGTAGATGTACTGGAATTCGCATATTTGATAACACTGAAAGCCTATAAGGCCGAAGAGCTGGAAGGCACTCTGAATATAGGAAGAACAGCTTTGAAAAGTGATCTATTCGAATTGAAGAAATGTTTTGGAAATGAAAATCTGAATTTCAGCTCTACGCCGAAATTAGGTTTGTCGGTAAAAGGTGATGAAAATACCATCAGACGGCTGCTGATAGAACACATTTTGAAATATTTTTATATAAAAGACTTTAAAGAATTGGTTTTAAAAGATGATATGTGTATGAAAAGCAGAGCTATAGAATTTTTTGCAGAAGATATTCTTAGTTACAATCTTCAGAAACTTTTTGAAATGCTGAAATCTATAGAAAAGAAAATGGATAAGGTAATGTCTGAGGAAGCGCACCGGATTTTGCTTGTCTATCTTCTTGTAAGTATCTTTCACACAAAAAAGTTCCCGCTTACTGCTGCTGATGTATCGAATGATGCTTTTCTCCGTAATGCAAAAGAGTATCAAATAGTCAGTGAAGTTATCGAAAAAGAAAATGAAATAAACTTTAATGAATATGAGGTATTAAAGTTTACGGAATATCTTCTCGGAGCGTATTCATATAATTTTGATTATTCTTTTTATGAAAACTGGGTAAAGATAGAAACTCTTGTAAAGGAAATGATAAAGAACATAGAAGAAGAAACAGGGGTTTTGACAGCTGATAACGAAAAATTTGAGAAAGAACTGGTAAAATATCTCAGACCGGCAATATACAGGATAAAAAATGATATAAAAAACACAACTGTAGATTATAAAAAGGTTATGGAAAAATATAAATTTTTATATAAGACAACAGAAAAATCGCTGAAATCACTAGAGGAATTTTTGGGAAAGAAAATAGATAACAACGAAATAGCATATTTGACAGTATATCTTAGAATGGCTGCGGAGAATTACCGGAGAAATGAAAAAAGAGAAATTGATAAAAATATTATTGTAGTGTGCAAATACGGTTATGGTACATCCCAGCTCATAAAAGGGAGACTGGAGTATATATACAGGGTAAATAATGTGAAAATACTTCCTTATGAGGAGTTTCTGAGTTATGACCTAAAAGATATACAGCTTATAATTTCAAGTCTGGATCTGAAAAGAGGAAATAATAAAATTCCTATAATAAAAGTAAATCCTCTGCTTGATGATAACGATCTGAAAAAACTGGATTTTTATCTTGAAAGAAAAGTACCGAGAAAAATTGAAGTAGAGAAAATAATGAAAATAATTAATAAATATACTCCTGTGGACAGAAATCCGGAAATGATGAAAGAACTTGCAGAATACTGTAATGACATAAGATATGAAAATGATACTGCACTTCTGGATCTGCTGCCTGAGGATGAATTTGAGGCGGAATAG
- a CDS encoding phosphatase PAP2 family protein — protein sequence MKKRVLAVLILLLSAAVSYAADDVKTKPDLYFLEISEVVDSYKLLPPPPEIDSIAFLNDKAQYDKGKLLRNTPRGKQAYNDAHVSSDGVPQAFSEAFGIPITQKATPEIYKLLQNFREDAGDLATRGAKVAYMRIRPFAFFEEHTCRPDDEKTLSKNGSYPSGHTAIGWATALVLSEINPDRQSEIMTRGYEMGQSRVICGYHWQSDIDAARVVASAVVAKLHSNPKFIEQLDKAKDEFRRINEKSAK from the coding sequence ATGAAAAAAAGAGTATTGGCAGTATTAATCTTGTTATTAAGTGCAGCAGTTTCTTATGCAGCAGATGATGTAAAGACGAAACCTGATCTTTATTTTCTTGAAATTAGTGAGGTCGTAGACAGTTATAAGCTATTACCTCCGCCACCTGAAATTGATAGTATAGCTTTTCTAAATGACAAGGCACAATACGACAAAGGAAAGCTTCTGAGAAACACACCAAGGGGAAAACAGGCGTATAATGATGCCCATGTCAGTTCTGACGGTGTACCTCAGGCCTTTTCCGAAGCATTTGGAATACCTATAACACAGAAGGCAACACCGGAAATTTACAAGTTACTGCAGAATTTCCGTGAAGATGCAGGAGATCTGGCAACACGGGGAGCAAAAGTAGCATATATGAGAATAAGACCGTTTGCTTTTTTTGAAGAGCATACATGCAGACCGGATGATGAAAAAACTTTATCAAAAAACGGTTCTTATCCTTCAGGGCATACAGCAATTGGATGGGCTACAGCACTCGTGCTTTCAGAAATTAATCCGGACAGACAGAGTGAGATAATGACAAGAGGTTATGAAATGGGACAGAGCAGGGTTATATGCGGTTATCACTGGCAAAGTGATATAGATGCTGCAAGAGTGGTAGCAAGTGCCGTAGTGGCAAAGCTGCACAGTAATCCAAAATTCATTGAACAGCTGGATAAAGCAAAAGATGAATTCAGAAGAATAAATGAAAAATCAGCAAAATAA
- a CDS encoding metallophosphoesterase codes for MKKVFFIADTHFGHKEIIGFENRPFENVEEMNEILIQNWNKTVSENDEIFILGDFAFGKKEEIQNYISALNGYKVMVLGNHDRVYPLSWWKETGIEEVIQYPVIYREWFILSHEPLYINKNMPYANIFGHVHGNPLYTDVSGQSFCVSAERINYTPLDFEEMLKRMKNAGSLEEES; via the coding sequence ATGAAAAAAGTATTTTTTATAGCTGATACTCATTTTGGACACAAAGAAATCATAGGTTTTGAAAATCGTCCATTTGAAAATGTGGAGGAGATGAATGAGATATTAATTCAAAACTGGAATAAAACAGTCTCTGAAAATGACGAGATATTTATACTGGGAGATTTTGCCTTCGGGAAAAAAGAAGAGATACAAAATTATATTTCAGCTTTAAACGGTTATAAAGTAATGGTTCTGGGGAATCATGACAGGGTTTATCCGCTGTCATGGTGGAAAGAAACAGGAATAGAAGAAGTAATACAGTATCCTGTAATATACAGAGAATGGTTTATACTGTCACATGAACCGTTATATATTAATAAAAATATGCCGTATGCTAATATTTTTGGTCATGTTCACGGAAATCCGCTTTATACTGATGTATCGGGACAGAGTTTTTGTGTTTCTGCCGAAAGGATAAATTATACCCCGCTGGATTTTGAAGAAATGCTGAAAAGAATGAAAAATGCAGGAAGTTTGGAGGAAGAATCATGA
- a CDS encoding MarR family winged helix-turn-helix transcriptional regulator, giving the protein MKNSNLIKEIVNTGRLYKSVFIRTADLKTKSDIKPSEKNALMELSGHKELSMSVLNKKLSVSKQQLTAITGSLRKKRYVERYTDDNNLRVAHVRITDEGRKALKDTYSEAERKLSNKLECLSAGEITELESSIKTLKKLLEKMNR; this is encoded by the coding sequence ATGAAAAATTCTAATTTGATAAAGGAAATAGTAAATACAGGACGTCTTTATAAATCAGTTTTTATAAGAACTGCTGATTTGAAAACAAAATCAGATATAAAACCATCTGAAAAGAATGCTCTTATGGAACTTTCCGGACATAAAGAATTATCAATGTCAGTTTTGAACAAAAAACTTTCAGTTTCCAAGCAGCAGCTCACAGCTATAACAGGTTCCCTCAGGAAAAAGAGATATGTGGAAAGATATACTGATGATAATAATCTGCGTGTAGCCCATGTGAGAATAACCGATGAAGGACGAAAAGCCCTGAAAGATACATATTCAGAAGCGGAAAGAAAATTATCGAATAAGCTGGAATGTCTGTCAGCAGGAGAAATTACAGAACTTGAAAGCTCAATAAAAACTTTGAAAAAGCTTCTTGAGAAGATGAACAGATAA
- a CDS encoding autotransporter outer membrane beta-barrel domain-containing protein gives MGIYGEEGTKINNTGSIVTGENSIGIYGKGIDISQNGGTFSIDKAGLGIYLNGGTGNVSNTAINISDKDGVGVYATNSALLTLTSLNIINVGDITGSLSGSASGSFGIVGKDYSTVNNSSNMNIGLASIGIYAENSVINNSGNMTAAGGALDGKDGRVLIYGGKAETGNVGSIITNTGILNAGDMGVGIYSNTGSIVNNGEIIAGNTYQNPSNPSDRQYAVGIYGAGTSSVNNTNKITFGDNGLGIYVYAPNGTSRNSGDILSAADSAVGVYIEKGDTITGIRQEFINTGQIILTGDNSIGIAGVDNIKITNNNLVEVTGKNSIGIYADTYSTVENNGTVKATGQNGIGILLKNNSTLINNGIIDINIAAGGRAIVTDAAGSTSDVTAMYAESVDQGAVSPVDHVGSGPSYEKPSIVNAGIIKVNERFEVPEDAVVQVKVNPDSLTDASLATSDYHPEDVNGKYLISNSVQFVAKDFVLRNVQVTSDFSQGTNFKTYKLEDVFVPLTPGGGINYGKAAIKSRGILWEAIPVTNSNGNLDIWMTKKDLIEFGDGLSWEGLADILDKNYEDATGDRLSLYDKIDKIESEFDLRRIMTSLSGAYYANRAQRGYDIKRGFDNALDIMENSENNTKENVKVAVLAGAGKTYENKEGVMDYKYKTAGVYALREVERTYAHKFGYSLGYANNSFEIQDGNNSEEWVDTMQLGLHNTYNKSGWKVRSDLTGRINMHNADRNINWTDSVEKLDDKYMSYGVSFDNTLLKEFQISKAFKISPLVSLDFGYQYLDKVKEDSSISALEIDSNNAYSIKPGAGVRFEGNTGLGSNANWELKSALEVKYEYELGDSQPEETARLVSFGETYKLAQPAEDKGELVLRAMLGMEASDRYGIFLTGEYGKSFNEVTKDGESYKIGVTLKAVF, from the coding sequence TTGGGGATTTATGGAGAAGAAGGAACAAAAATAAATAATACAGGGAGCATAGTAACTGGAGAAAATTCAATAGGAATATATGGTAAAGGTATAGATATCAGCCAGAACGGCGGAACATTTTCCATAGATAAAGCAGGGCTGGGAATATATCTTAACGGCGGAACAGGGAATGTAAGTAATACTGCAATAAACATTTCAGATAAGGACGGAGTCGGAGTGTATGCCACAAATTCGGCACTTCTGACACTGACATCATTAAACATAATAAATGTCGGGGATATAACTGGAAGTTTGAGCGGTAGTGCTTCGGGAAGCTTTGGTATCGTAGGGAAAGATTACAGTACTGTAAATAATTCAAGTAATATGAATATAGGACTTGCCTCAATCGGAATTTATGCAGAAAACTCAGTGATAAATAACAGCGGGAATATGACAGCCGCAGGGGGTGCTCTTGACGGGAAAGACGGAAGAGTATTAATATACGGCGGCAAAGCTGAAACTGGTAATGTGGGAAGCATAATCACAAATACAGGTATTCTGAATGCCGGTGATATGGGTGTAGGAATATATTCAAATACAGGAAGTATAGTAAATAACGGTGAAATAATCGCAGGCAATACATATCAGAATCCTTCGAATCCTTCTGACAGACAGTATGCTGTAGGAATCTACGGAGCCGGAACTTCATCTGTAAATAATACGAATAAGATAACATTTGGAGATAACGGACTGGGAATATATGTTTATGCTCCAAACGGGACAAGCCGGAACAGCGGAGATATTCTGTCTGCAGCAGACAGTGCCGTGGGGGTTTATATTGAAAAAGGTGACACAATTACAGGGATACGTCAGGAATTTATTAATACAGGGCAGATTATACTTACAGGAGATAATTCCATAGGTATTGCCGGAGTGGATAATATAAAAATAACAAATAATAATCTTGTTGAAGTAACAGGGAAAAACAGTATAGGAATTTACGCTGATACTTATTCCACAGTGGAGAATAACGGGACAGTAAAAGCAACAGGACAAAACGGCATAGGAATACTGCTGAAAAATAATTCTACATTGATAAATAACGGAATTATAGATATAAATATTGCGGCCGGCGGAAGAGCTATTGTAACAGATGCGGCAGGCAGTACAAGTGATGTTACTGCAATGTACGCGGAATCAGTGGATCAGGGAGCAGTTTCACCTGTAGATCATGTAGGGTCAGGACCGTCATATGAAAAACCTTCTATAGTTAATGCGGGAATAATAAAGGTAAATGAACGTTTTGAAGTTCCTGAGGATGCAGTGGTACAGGTAAAAGTAAATCCGGACAGTCTGACAGATGCTTCTTTGGCAACAAGTGACTATCATCCTGAGGATGTAAACGGAAAATATCTGATCTCAAATTCGGTTCAGTTTGTGGCTAAAGATTTTGTTCTGAGAAATGTGCAAGTAACATCGGATTTCTCACAGGGTACAAACTTTAAGACTTACAAGCTGGAAGATGTCTTTGTTCCATTAACTCCCGGCGGAGGAATAAACTACGGAAAAGCAGCAATAAAGAGCCGGGGAATATTATGGGAAGCAATTCCTGTGACAAACAGCAACGGAAATCTGGATATCTGGATGACAAAGAAAGATCTTATAGAATTCGGAGACGGGCTGTCATGGGAAGGGCTGGCAGATATACTGGATAAAAATTATGAGGATGCTACAGGAGACAGACTAAGTCTTTATGACAAAATAGATAAGATAGAGTCGGAATTTGATCTGAGAAGAATTATGACATCTCTTTCAGGTGCATACTATGCCAACAGAGCACAAAGGGGCTATGATATAAAGAGAGGTTTTGACAATGCACTGGATATCATGGAAAATTCTGAAAATAATACAAAAGAAAATGTAAAAGTAGCAGTTCTGGCAGGAGCAGGGAAAACTTATGAAAATAAAGAAGGAGTAATGGATTATAAGTATAAAACGGCTGGTGTATACGCTCTGAGAGAAGTAGAGAGAACTTATGCACATAAATTCGGTTACTCACTAGGGTATGCAAATAACAGTTTTGAGATTCAGGACGGGAATAACAGTGAAGAATGGGTAGATACAATGCAGCTTGGATTACATAATACATATAATAAATCCGGATGGAAAGTCAGAAGCGACCTCACAGGAAGAATAAATATGCACAATGCGGACAGAAATATAAACTGGACTGATTCAGTGGAAAAACTGGATGATAAATATATGTCTTACGGGGTGTCATTCGATAATACCCTGCTTAAAGAATTCCAGATAAGCAAGGCATTTAAAATAAGCCCGTTGGTTAGTCTTGATTTTGGTTATCAGTATTTGGACAAGGTAAAAGAAGATTCTTCTATTTCTGCTCTGGAAATAGATTCTAATAATGCTTACAGCATAAAGCCGGGAGCAGGAGTGAGATTTGAAGGGAATACCGGTCTGGGCAGCAATGCAAACTGGGAACTGAAATCAGCTCTGGAAGTAAAATATGAGTATGAACTGGGAGATTCACAGCCAGAAGAAACAGCAAGACTTGTATCTTTCGGTGAAACTTATAAATTAGCACAGCCAGCAGAGGATAAAGGAGAATTGGTATTAAGAGCTATGCTTGGTATGGAAGCTTCGGACAGATACGGAATCTTCCTGACAGGAGAGTATGGCAAGTCATTTAATGAAGTAACAAAGGACGGAGAAAGTTATAAAATAGGCGTAACTTTGAAAGCAGTATTTTAG
- a CDS encoding aminoglycoside 6-adenylyltransferase, with product MRSEKEMFDLILKTADNDSRIRAVYMNGSRTNPSIKKDIFQDYDIVYVVTEIKTFLDDENWIDIFGERLYMQLPEAMDNALGKNTDLDNCYGWLIQLADGNRIDLHLQTESFAKKEILKDKLCIILMDKDKLLPDIPPASDIDYHVKKPAQIEFSACCNEFWWIFNNVGKGLWRDEITYATDMINFYIRPELVKMLSWYIGIKTDFSCSVGKSGKYMSSYLEKDIWDRFLKTYSAADIESLWNSVFITADLFDEIAVESAHSLNYTYDTNEARNSRTFLLHTFHLPKDAKEIL from the coding sequence ATGAGAAGCGAAAAAGAAATGTTTGATCTTATTCTGAAAACCGCAGACAATGATTCCAGAATAAGGGCTGTTTATATGAACGGTTCCAGAACTAACCCCAGTATAAAAAAAGATATTTTTCAGGATTATGATATTGTTTATGTTGTTACTGAAATAAAAACTTTTCTGGATGACGAAAACTGGATTGATATTTTTGGTGAAAGACTTTATATGCAGCTCCCCGAAGCTATGGACAATGCACTTGGAAAAAACACTGATCTGGATAACTGCTACGGTTGGCTTATACAGCTTGCTGACGGCAACCGTATCGACCTTCATCTCCAGACAGAATCTTTTGCAAAAAAGGAAATTTTGAAAGATAAACTTTGCATTATTTTAATGGATAAAGATAAGCTGCTCCCTGATATTCCCCCGGCTTCTGATATTGACTATCATGTAAAAAAGCCTGCGCAGATAGAATTCAGTGCATGCTGCAATGAGTTCTGGTGGATATTTAATAATGTGGGAAAAGGCCTGTGGCGTGATGAAATCACATATGCAACGGATATGATAAATTTCTATATACGTCCCGAACTTGTTAAAATGCTTTCTTGGTATATTGGTATAAAAACTGATTTTTCCTGTAGTGTGGGAAAATCCGGAAAATACATGAGCAGTTATCTGGAAAAAGATATATGGGACAGGTTTTTGAAGACATACTCTGCAGCTGATATAGAATCTCTGTGGAATTCTGTATTTATTACAGCTGATTTATTTGATGAAATTGCCGTAGAATCAGCTCACAGCCTTAATTATACATATGATACAAATGAGGCCCGAAACAGCAGAACATTTCTTTTACACACATTTCATCTTCCCAAAGATGCAAAAGAGATATTATAA